From one Plasmodium coatneyi strain Hackeri chromosome 9, complete sequence genomic stretch:
- a CDS encoding MAEBL produces MTLYSFLALVAFCCICKAKHIANPQKEFMDRFDIAKNHINIRWSTNGMLGEGDYKYDIDDEENADSKLSTQSMTGTCPNGEVHGMYKGSCPDYGKTFMMGLNGDEYSEDFLNEISFGLLNKKLNLSIEIPVEESGMAMYQGLFERCPLDENHSLLIRKEEAYDMCFRRIYSHMQSAGRNNKRTLRNKYLHFGWHGLGGRFGSNMNYPLHDYNPSESHVTRRMSFSGLIKDLSDCSIYSHCMGPCFDKDFNNACFRSLPVVFNHRTKECVILGTHEGSRRRNCLSENSYGFERCFVPTKKEAGKEWTYASSFLRPDYETKCPPRFPLNDTVFGYYNDSTGECKSAVKNERDSYKSTFRSCIEGLFNHPERDSEIRRDNFLWGIWVLEGSSKKLNSMDDIGMCSILREKPNCVLKKEKHYSFTNLTANSFDFEQKVTYPQVEEMHEQDDEMSKFGKIASDGGEEKTDLSEMDRREKTRNGDKEAEQTEAYRILQKRKTGINEHTGLSMKNLNYMPSVQRSHESTHTNGDDSIYRSKGEPISQMLELNQSSRSYLHNPGVRSRGRYQIPYVQSARINNRSASQNGANINSELSRNPQAKFMERFDIPKNHIFIDWKKEGNFGEGIFKYDVLSNKTAGTAQSLLIDNYNDVCPNHSIPGRAQGSCPNYGKAIIVETLEDKNKDDHFNFQFLNEIHTGYLGRISVNIVELPYDKSGIAMHHGYAASCPIDIHEERLLEGMDDYNYDMCKSRMLSSPLTMKEYDRKSNTFKYYGLYGFGGRLGSNIINNAKRAGRGERRTNNITLPMKNPGLIKNLFDCSIYSYCLGPCMEGTYRNKCFRNLPAYYNHATGECVILGTHEQERTSNCRKEKNDLSKPNCQKIRKTPDSKDWTYVTSFIRPDYEEKCPPRFPLNDKSFGIYDERTGKCRSIVQRNNFIGIQNFNGCLEYLFITSPKDLYSRGIGKYWGVWIAKEPVNQDNIFKVTGECYYVLQRPTCVIHKENHFSFTSLTTNDIDFYQNFNIEPVEELIEPSNIVGFAKERNSNRRAKSRTQVAEDKALNPSDFDFSAKHDGRAGGERENEEEIRVEEARRLEEKRRLEEKRRLEEKRRLEEERRVEEERRLEEARKAEEARKAEEVRKAEETKRKAEEVRKAEETKRKAEEVRKAEEVRKAEETKRKAEEVRKAEETKRKAEEAKRKAEEARKVEEVRRAEEVRKAEVARKAEEAKRKAQEARKAEEAKRKAEEARKAEEVRRAEEARKAEEARKAEEARKAEEARKAEEARKADEARKAEEAKRKAEEARKADEARKAEEAKRKTEEARKAEEARKAEVAKRKAEEARKAEVAKRKAEEARKAEEARRAEEVRKAEEAKRKAEEARRAEEVRKAEELRKAEEARKAEVARKAEEARKAEEAKRKAEEAKRKAEEARKVEEARKAEEAKRKTEEAKRKTEEAKRKTEEARKAEEAKKAEEAKRKAEEARKAEVAKRKAEEARKAEEARRAEEVRKAEEARRAEEVRKAEEARKAEEARKADEARKAEEAKRKAEEARKADEARKAEEAKRKAEEARRAEEVRKAEEARKAEEARKAEEAKRKAEEAKRKAEEARKAEEARKAEEAKRKAEEVRKAEEAKRKAEEARKADEARKAEEAKRKAEEARKEEEARRAEEVRKAEELRKAEEARKAEVARKAEEAKRKAEEVRKAEEARKAEEARKAEEARKVEEARKAEKARKVEDARKAEEARKAEEARRAEEERKAEEERKAEEVRKAEEVRKAEEVRKAEEVRKAEEVRKAEEVRKAEEVRKAEEERKAEEERKAEEARRAEEVRKAEEVRRAEEVRKAEEVRRAEEVRKAEEARRAEEARVEEEAKKKVAHVSKEGVDEEDDRKTKDLFSDSVISIEQEKNGNLILNEDKRTEGFATTGVADSSNSSREESKEFQKHKFNDNNLSGENGNSESNSNEEEYNKEIFEEEIEEAKMRKQIDDKDMGSEIPKSNSAPEKYESRDDKLDKDEYIKRDDKKTREEIINLSEKNPCTVDVSSKFCDYMRESISSGNCSDGERKRLCCSISNYCLKYFSYSSNEYYKCMNEEFGHKDYKCFQKSRVSNAAYFAGAGIVLILLLAIVSKATLGKWFNEATFDEFDENYEKVYTLAMINREQIQEAGSLDFSGYMSDK; encoded by the exons ATGACGCTGTACAGCTTTTTAGCCCTTGTGGCATTTTGTTGTATTTGTAAAGCGAAGCATATAGCAAATCCTCAGAAGGAGTTTATGGACAGATTTGACATAGCCAAGAATCACATAAACATAAGATGGTCTACAAATGGTATGTTAGGAGAAGGGGACTATAAATATGATATAG ATGATGAGGAGAATGCAGACTCTAAGCTTAGCACACAGAGTATGACAGGAACCTGCCCAAATGGTGAAGTCCATGGAATGTACAAGGGTAGCTGTCCCGATTACGGGAAAACATTCATGATGGGTCTAAACGGAGATGAGTATAGTGAAGATTTTTTAAACGAAATTAGTTTCGGTTTGTTGAATAAGAAATTGAATCTTTCAATAGAAATTCCAGTGGAGGAAAGTGGAATGGCCATGTACCAAGGCCTCTTTGAGCGTTGTCCTTTGGACGAAAATCATAGTTTGCtgataaggaaggaagaagcatATGATATGTGTTTTAGACGAATTTACAGTCATATGCAATCCgctggaagaaataataaacgTACGTTGAGGAATAAATACTTACACTTTGGATGGCACGGATTAGGAGGTCGATTCGGGTCGAATATGAATTACCCCTTACATGATTATAATCCGTCGGAAAGTCATGTGACTAGAAGAATGAGCTTCTCAGGTTTAATAAAAGATTTGTCCGACTGTTCTATTTATTCCCATTGTATGGGTCCCTGTTTTGACAAAGATTTTAATAATGCATGTTTTCGAAGTTTACCCGTTGTTTTTAACCACAGAACAAAGGAGTGTGTTATCCTAGGTACACATGAAGgaagtagaagaagaaattgcCTGTCTGAAAATTCATATGGTTTTGAAAGATGTTTCGTGCCaacgaaaaaggaagcaggGAAAGAATGGACATACGCATCGTCCTTCTTGCGTCCAGATTATGAGACGAAATGCCCTCCAAGATTTCCATTAAATGATACAGTATTTGGCTACTACAATGATAGCACTGGTGAATGCAAATCTGCTGTAAAGAATGAGCGTGATAGTTATAAGTCAACTTTTAGAAGTTGTATTGAAGGACTATTCAATCATCCTGAGAGGGATAGCGAAATTCGCAGAGATAATTTCTTATGGGGGATTTGGGTTTTAGAAGGTAgttccaaaaaattaaattccaTGGATGACATTGGAATGTGTTCCATTTTGAGGGAGAAGCCAAATTGTGtcttgaaaaaggaaaagcactATTCCTTTACGAACCTGACGGCGAATTCCTTTGATTTCGAGCAAAAAGTGACGTATCCACAGGTGGAGGAGATGCATGAACAGGACGATGAAATGAgtaaatttggaaaaatcgCATCGGacggaggggaagaaaaaacagattTAAGCGAAATGGataggagggaaaaaacgcGAAACGGAGATAAAGAAGCAGAACAGACAGAAGCATATCGAATTttgcagaagaggaaaacagGAATAAATGAACACACGGGATTGAGCATGAAAAATCTTAACTATATGCCTTCCGTGCAGAGGAGTCACGAATCAACACATACAAATGGGGACGATTCTATTTATAGAAGCAAGGGTGAACCTATAAGTCAAATGCTTGAACTGAATCAGTCTTCCAGGAGTTATTTGCACAATCCAGGTGTTCGTAGCAGGGGAAGATACCAAATTCCGTATGTGCAATCCGCCAGAATAAATAACAGGTCAGCCTCTCAGAATGGAGCAAATATCAATTCCGAATTGTCGAGAAATCCTCAAGCTAAATTTATGGAAAGATTCGATATTCCAAAAAATCATATTTTTATCGattggaaaaaggaaggaaatttcGGAGAGGGTATTTTCAAGTATGATGTTTTATCGAATAAAACTGCTGGTACCGCTCAGTCCCTATTAATTGATAATTATAATGACGTCTGTCCAAATCATTCAATTCCAGGAAGGGCACAAGGAAGTTGCCCAAACTATGGAAAAGCTATCATTGTTGAAACGCtggaagataaaaataaggatgatcattttaatttccaatttttaaatgaaatacATACTGGTTATTTGGGCAGAATAAGCGTGAATATTGTCGAACTTCCATATGATAAAAGTGGAATAGCTATGCATCATGGTTATGCAGCATCGTGTCCAATAGATATACATGAAGAAAGGTTGCTAGAAGGAATGGATGATTACAATTATGATATGTGCAAGTCTAGGATGTTATCATCTCCTCTCACCATGAAGGAATATGATCGCAAAAGTAATACATTTAAGTATTATGGCCTTTATGGTTTTGGTGGTCGACTAGGTTcgaatattataaataatgcaAAAAGGGCAGGAAGAGGTGAAAGGCGTACGAATAACATAACGCTACCAATGAAGAACCCAGGGTTAATAAAAAACTTGTTCGATTGCTCTATATACTCCTATTGTTTAGGACCTTGTATGGAGGGCACGTACAGAAATAAATGCTTCCGGAATTTACCAGCTTATTATAATCACGCAACAGGTGAATGTGTCATACTTGGTACACATGAACAGGAAAGAACAAGTAACtgcagaaaggaaaaaaatgacttaAGTAAACCCAACTGTCAGAAGATTAGGAAAACCCCAGATTCAAAGGATTGGACATATGTTACTTCATTTATTAGGCCTgattatgaagaaaaatgtccACCTAGATTTCCTCTCAATGACAAAAGTTTTGGGATCTACGATGAACGAACAGGAAAATGCAGAAGTATCGTCCAAAGAAATAATTTCATTGGTATTCAAAATTTCAACGGCTGTTTAGAATATTTGTTTATCACCTCTCCAAAGGATTTATATAGTAGGGGGATAGGTAAATACTGGGGGGTATGGATTGCAAAAGAGCCCGTTAATCaggataatatttttaaggtTACTGGGGAATGCTACTATGTACTTCAAAGACCAACGTGCGTCATCCACAAAGAGAACCACTTTTCATTCACATCTCTCACTACAAATGACATTGATTTTTATCAGAATTTTAATATAGAACCTGTGGAAGAATTAATTGAACCGAGTAATATTGTTGGTTTTGCTAAAGAGCGTAACAGTAATAGAAGGGCTAAGAGTAGGACACAGGTAGCGGAAGACAAGGCGCTCAATCCATCAGATTTTGATTTCAGTGCTAAGCATGACGGACGTGCAggaggggaaagggaaaatgaagaagaaataagggTAGAGGAAGCAAGAAGgttagaggaaaaaagaaggttagaggaaaaaagaaggttagaggaaaaaagaaggttagaggaagaaagaagggtagaggaagaaagaaggttaGAGGAGGCTAGAAAAGCGGAAGAGGCTAGAAAGGCAGAAGAGGTTAGAAAAGCGGAAGAGACTAAAAGAAAAGCTGAGGAGGTTAGAAAAGCGGAAGAGACTAAAAGAAAAGCTGAGGAGGTTAGAAAAGCTGAGGAGGTTAGAAAAGCGGAAGAGACTAAAAGAAAAGCTGAGGAGGTTAGAAAAGCGGAAGAGactaaaagaaaagcagaagaggctAAAAGAAAAGCTGAGGAAGCTAGAAAAGTAGAAGAGGTTAGACGGGCTGAGGAGGTTAGAAAGGCAGAAGTGGCTAGAAAAGCGGAAGAggctaaaagaaaagcacaAGAGGCTAGAAAAGCGGAAGAGGCTAAAAGAAAAGCTGAGGAGGCTAGAAAGGCAGAAGAGGTTAGACGGGCTGAGGAGGCAAGAAAAGCTGAGGAGGCtagaaaagcagaagaggctAGAAAAGCGGAAGAGGCTAGAAAAGCGGAAGAGGCTAGAAAAGCAGACGAGGCTAGAAAAGCGGAAGAggctaaaagaaaagcagaagaggctAGAAAAGCAGACGAGGCTAGAAAAGCGGAAGAggctaaaagaaaaactgaGGAGGCtagaaaagcagaagaggctAGAAAAGCGGAAGTGGCTAAAAGAAAAGCTGAGGAGGCTAGAAAAGCAGAAGTGGCTAAAAGAAAAGCTGAGGAGGCtagaaaagcagaagaagctAGACGGGCTGAGGAGGTTAGAAAGGCAGAAGAggctaaaagaaaagcagaagaggctAGACGGGCTGAGGAGGTTAGAAAGGCAGAAGAGCTTAGGAAGGCTGAGGAGGCTAGAAAAGCGGAAGTGGCTAGAAAGGCTGAGGAGGCTAGAAAAGCGGAAGAggctaaaagaaaagcagaagaggctAAAAGAAAAGCTGAGGAAGCTAGAAAAGTAGAAGAGGCTAGAAAGGCTGAGGAggctaaaagaaaaactgaggaggctaaaagaaaaactgaggaggctaaaagaaaaactgaGGAGGCtagaaaagcagaagaggctaaaaaagcggaagaggctaaaagaaaagcagaagaggctAGAAAAGCGGAAGTGGCTAAAAGAAAAGCTGAGGAGGCtagaaaagcagaagaagctAGACGGGCTGAGGAGGTTAGAAAGGCAGAAGAGGCTAGACGGGCTGAGGAGGTTAGAAAGGCAGAAGAGGCTAGAAAAGCGGAAGAGGCTAGAAAAGCAGACGAGGCTAGAAAAGCGGAAGAggctaaaagaaaagcagaagaggctAGAAAAGCAGACGAGGCTAGAAAAGCGGAAGAggctaaaagaaaagcagaagaggctAGACGGGCTGAGGAGGTTAGAAAGGCAGAAGAGGCtagaaaagcagaagaggctagaaaagcggaagaggctaaaagaaaagcagaagaggctAAAAGAAAAGCTGAGGAAGCtagaaaagcagaagaggctAGAAAGGCTGAGGAGGCTAAAAGAAAAGCTGAGGAGGTTAGAAAAGCGGAAGAggctaaaagaaaagcagaagaggctAGAAAAGCAGACGAGGCTAGAAAAGCGGAAGAggctaaaagaaaagcagaagaggctagaaaagaagaagaggctAGACGGGCTGAGGAGGTtagaaaagcagaagagCTTAGGAAGGCTGAGGAGGCTAGAAAAGCGGAAGTGGCTAGAAAGGCTGAGGAGGCTAAAAGAAAAGCTGAGGAGGTTAGAAAAGCGGAAGAGGCTAGAAAAGCGGAAGAGGCTAGAAAAGCGGAAGAGGCTAGAAAAGTAGAAGAGGCTAGAAAAGCTGAAAAGGCTAGAAAAGTAGAAGATGCTAGAAAGGCGGAAGAGGCtagaaaagcagaagaggctAGGCGGGctgaggaggaaagaaaggctgaggaggaaagaaaggctGAGGAGGTTAGGAAGGCTGAGGAGGTTAGGAAGGCTGAGGAGGTTAGGAAGGCTGAGGAGGTTAGGAAGGCTGAGGAGGTTAGGAAGGCTGAGGAGGTTAGGAAGGCTGAGGAGGTTAGGAAGGctgaggaggaaagaaaagctgaggaggaaagaaaggcaGAAGAGGCTAGACGGGCTGAGGAGGTTAGAAAGGCAGAAGAGGTTAGACGGGCTGAGGAGGTTAGAAAGGCAGAAGAGGTTAGACGGGCTGAGGAGGTTAGAAAAGCGGAAGAGGCTAGACGGGCTGAGGAGGCAAGAGTCGAGGAAgaggcaaagaaaaaagtcgCTCATGTGAGTAAAGAAGGCGTGGACGAAGAGGATGATAGGAAGACAAAGGATTTATTTTCGGATAGTGTTATAAGTATtgagcaagaaaaaaatgggaatttaATTCTGAATGAGGATAAGAGGACTGAGGGTTTCGCAACGACGGGAGTTGCTGATTCATCTAATAGCAGCAGGGAAGAGTCAAAGGAGTTTCAAAAGCATAAGTTCAATGACAATAATCTTTCTggtgaaaatggaaattctGAAAGTAATTcgaatgaagaagaatataataaagaaattTTCGAAGAGGAAATCGAAGAAGCGAAAATGAGAAAGCAGATTGATGATAAGGATATGGGGTCGGAGATTCCAAAGAGTAATTCTGCACCCGAAAAATATGAATCGAGAGATGATAAATTAGATAAGgatgaatatataaagagAGACGATAAAAAAACGCGGGAGGAGATAATAAATTTATCCGAAAAAAACCCATGTACTGTTGACGTTTCTTCAAAGTTTTGCGATTATATGAGGGAAAGCATATCTTCTGGTAATTGCTCTGATGGAGAGAGAAAAAGACTGTGCTGCTCAATTTCAAATTATTGTTTAAAGTATTTTAGTTATAGTTCAAATGAGTATTATAAATGTATGAATGAAGAATTTGGCCACAAGGATTACAAATGTTTTCAGAAGAGTAGAGTTTCAA acGCGGCTTATTTTGCTGGAGCAGGAATAGTACTGATACTCCTGCTTGCCATCGTTTCAAAAGCTACTCTGGGAAAATG GTTTAATGAAGCTACCTTTGATGAGTTTGatgaaaattatgaaaaagtCTACACATTAGCAATGATAA ACAGGGAACAGATACAGGAAGCGGGGTCGTTAGATTTTTCCGGGTACATGTCTGATAAATGA
- a CDS encoding Protein kinase, giving the protein MKDDNEDNISRNFLKQRIKNVKNILIKENEMPRIDQIFKYELKSNLTEINDLLHYVNGIIYKNVDTFQKLILLYSYDDNNDYNTSNVKQNTFVYLLKQKIKFREKYKNENYVDYLKTNPLIFIDTLNKLLIIPGISFEFKVYNFDEKVNKFFIRKSDIKSNTLYNPCFIKLRNGHFKNIIKVSRKADKNSRKSDKRSDQKSEKQNDKQNDRQNGRQNGKQNGKQNGKQNGKQNGKHNGQPDGKQNEQHIESYFEKRSTLSNSKKLNTNFVSKEDMNSKNEQHIDPDKHCSEEAKCELETTHIEDGSDKKQNGEISRKIELTGNDNCKNDNNSAAPTTPSDDEIKEGDKRERKKRKGVSTTCTLESNNSAHYNKKYKTNNTSIGVNKESSENVCSNGLKEKAEGAKCAEDAADVEDTEITAEEDDDDAEDDEEEEEKEREEEYEYESSRNDESSSNKSAHFFYNLVNEYEIYINNVKCYIVFDLKSCYKNLDIMKKLKKNLEELKKPNNVFKEIINKKTFKSSRDKIEFIKRFKKMIIPNFRIEKIRKQRNHLIIIELMSKIQNSLIIKRLYQELTNKVNLNDLIKNAVQLFTKSVENMQNENVKKFYLNMINTYFGNSNLSAIDFKNLVQLFKKNEEHLKNEEFYNLFQNDLNYLEKNKKQCDEIEEKINSLKYLILESILKEKQLERSVNRLLLNHEQSKYGYFYKVDQSDDNTLDTTEYGKLLENFSKEPINFYTILNKRNLDKHAYHDIRNFNYKKKDNDEEALKHDATTSSHNQVNKSIRTSCENCKLDAEGEEQKQAEDKSKKDEQDNSNGKDQNKHSASSGNANKSSENQCAILKESDKSGISKNDNSNVPKEEAQNGKKEPSDNCNNQGDHHECKIKKTNSADNNEQNKDECDKRINCSQIVESKNTQNSSRTINNEKKNEACKEENCRNKKKNSAKNCTHKSTKEAVFKKSSSCENKKQANSKEKYKNHEEEMPSEYETECERDIIRSTCEKKNFTFANEKQEKINNEIFYKVFEQYPYSFFTKSVKNYNLILNENKEESELSWLTMLKKKTHNKSILPPSRDTFRDGTHFSNCRATEHTLKFFLSLLSLLTKSDIDVNLKQYLKKNIQFLNTELFSMKLNLDKKRAILEKRLDHFNFQENSEFSFYNPLKMNIRMMNLIGRGGFAEVWEVFDSINLEMYAAKIHKIKPSMTNEIKNKIIQRAENEINIHIHCHRHIFIVKLEFFFVFGSATNLLVGMELCDIDLDKYIKYHGPINEVLALCWVKQILLGLLYMKTLPTGKVHHCDLKPANLLIKDGVIKISDFGLAKLILPDTYQYYNGGGTLYYQPPECLRNKKNLLITDKIDIWSLGCILYEMLFCERPFQFNYLEKCSKELLVNKMKKGLSYPKINQQISEVTLNYIQYLLNFDYEFRPSIEEALAYPIFNFFHIP; this is encoded by the coding sequence atgaaagacGACAATGAAGATAATATATCGAGAAACTTCTTAaagcaaagaataaaaaatgtgaaaaatattttaattaaggaaaatgaaatgcCTAGAATTGATCAAATCTTCAAGTATGAACTGAAATCAAATTTAACGGAAATAAATGACCTACTGCATTACGTGAACGGAATTATATACAAGAATGTAGATACATTTCAGAAACTCATTTTGTTGTATTCCTATGACGATAATAATGATTACAACACCTCCAATGTTAAGCAAAACACCTTTGTGTACTTattgaaacaaaaaattaaatttagagaaaaatataaaaatgaaaactatGTAGACTACTTAAAAACAAATCCGTTGATTTTTATTGATACGCTTAACAAATTACTGATAATACCTGGCATAAGCTTCGAATTTAAGGTGTATAATTTTGACGAAAAGGtcaataaattttttattagaaAATCAGATATAAAAAGTAACACCCTGTATAACCCTTGCTTCATTAAATTGAGAAATGgccattttaaaaacatcATCAAGGTCTCGAGAAAAGCAGACAAGAATAGCAGAAAGAGTGACAAGAGGAGTGAccaaaaaagcgaaaagcAAAATGATAAGCAGAACGATAGGCAAAATGGTaggcaaaatggcaaacaaaatggcaagcaaaatggcaaacaaAATGGCAAGCAAAATGGCAAGCATAATGGCCAACCGGATGGCAAACAAAACGAACAGCACATTGAATCCTATTTTGAGAAAAGAAGCACACTGTCCAACTCCAAAAAGTTAAACACCAATTTTGTTTCAAAAGAAGACATGAATTCGAAAAACGAACAACATATTGATCCTGATAAACACTGCAGTGAGGAAGCAAAATGTGAACTTGAAACTACCCATATAGAAGACGGCTCAGACAAGAAGCAAAACGGAGAAATAAGCAGGAAAATTGAGCTAACTGGTAACGATAACTGCAAAAATGATAACAATTCCGCTGCTCCCACTACCCCTTCTGATGATGAAATTAAAGAAGGGGATAAACGGGAACGAAAAAAGCGAAAGGGTGTCAGCACGACCTGCACCCTGGAAAGCAACAATAGCGCGCATtacaacaaaaaatataaaacgaATAATACGAGCATCGGAGTGAATAAGGAGAGCAGCGAAAATGTCTGCTCGAATgggttaaaagaaaaagcggaAGGTGCGAAGTGTGCAGAGGATGCAGCCGATGTGGAAGATACAGAAATAACCGCAGAAGAGGATGATGACGACGCAGAAgacgacgaagaagaagaagagaaggagagggaagaagaatacgAGTACGAAAGTAGCCGCAATGACGAGAGCAGCAGCAATAAAAGCGCCCACTTCTTCTACAATTTGGTGAACGAATatgaaatatacataaacaatgtCAAGTGCTACATAGTGTTTGATTTAAAGAGTTGTTATAAAAACCTAGacattatgaaaaaattaaaaaaaaatttggaagaGTTGAAAAAACCAAACAACgtttttaaagaaattattaacaaaaaaacatttaaatCGTCTAGGGATAAAATTGAATTCATAAagcgatttaaaaaaatgattattcCTAATTttagaatagaaaaaataagaaaacaAAGGAACCACTTAATTATTATCGAATTAATGTCAAAGATACAAAACAgtttaataataaaaagacTATACCAAGAATTAACGAACAAAGTCAATTTGAACGATTTAATAAAAAACGCAGTGCAGTTATTCACAAAATCTGTAGAAAAcatgcaaaatgaaaatgtgaagaaattCTACCTAAACATGATTAATACCTATTTTGGAAATAGCAATTTATCTGCTATAGATTTTAAGAATTTGGTGCAattatttaagaaaaatgaagagcatCTAAAAAACGAAGAATTTTACAATTTATTTCAAAACGATCTAAATTATttagaaaagaacaaaaaacagTGTGATgaaatagaggaaaaaattaactccCTAAAATATCTAATATTAGAATCCAtactaaaagaaaaacaattaGAAAGATCAGTAAATAGACTACTCCTAAATCATGAACAATCAAAGTAtggttatttttataaagtGGACCAGAGTGATGATAACACTTTGGACACTACTGAATATGGAAAACTActggaaaatttttccaaagaACCCATCAATTTTTATACCATTCTGAATAAAAGAAACCTGGACAAACATGCATATCATGACATAAGAAATTTtaactacaaaaaaaaagataacgATGAGGAAGCGTTAAAACACGACGCAACCACGTCAAGTCACAACCAAGTAAATAAAAGCATCAGAACATCTTGTGAAAACTGTAAATTGGACgccgaaggggaagaacaaaagcAGGCAGAAgacaaaagcaaaaaagacgAACAAGACAATTCCAACGGCAAGGATCAAAATAAACACAGTGCCTCATCAGGTAATGCGAATAAATCATCAGAAAATCAATGTGCAATTCTAAAGGAAAGTGATAAAAGCGGAATtagcaaaaatgacaacaGTAATGTGCCGAAGGAGGaggcacaaaatggaaaaaaggaaccatCTGATAACTGCAACAACCAGGGGGACCATCACGaatgcaaaattaaaaaaacaaacagtgCTGATaataatgaacaaaataaagatgAATGTGATAAAAGAATAAACTGCTCCCAAATTGTGGAAAGCAAAAATACACAGAATTCAAGCAGAACAATtaacaatgaaaaaaaaaatgaagcatgtaaggaagaaaattgtcgcaataagaagaagaattctGCGAAGAACTGCACACACAAAAGCACAAAGGAAGcagtatttaaaaaatcgaGCAGctgtgaaaataaaaaacaagcaaattctaaagaaaaatataaaaaccatgaagaagaaatgccAAGTGAGTACGAAACTGAATGCGAAAGAGACATCATTAGGTCTacatgtgagaaaaaaaactttacaTTTGCCAAtgaaaaacaagaaaaaataaataacgaaatattttacaaagtATTTGAGCAATACCCATACAGTTTCTTTACCAAATCTgtcaaaaattataatttaattttaaatgagaataaggaagaatcCGAATTATCCTGGTTAACTAtgctaaaaaagaaaactcaTAATAAATCTATTTTACCACCAAGTAGAGACACATTTAGAGATGGTACGCATTTCTCCAATTGCCGTGCAACGGAACATACGTTGAAATTCTTTTTGTCCCTTTTATCCCTATTGACAAAGAGTGATATCGACGTCAATCTGAAGcaatatttaaagaaaaatattcagTTCCTAAATACAGAACTATTTAGTATGAAACTAAATttagataaaaaaagggccATACTTGAAAAACGACTAGACCATTTCAATTTTCAGGAGAACTCCGAATTCTCCTTTTACAAtccattaaaaatgaatatacgTATGATGAATTTAATCGGAAGAGGAGGCTTCGCAGAAGTGTGGGAAGTTTTCGACTCCATAAATTTAGAAATGTATGCAGCCAAAATTCACAAAATTAAACCCAGTATGACCaacgaaattaaaaataaaatcattCAGAGGGcggaaaatgaaataaatatCCATATCCACTGTCATAGACACATTTTTATAGTAAaattagaatttttttttgtttttggaTCTGCAACGAATTTACTAGTTGGAATGGAATTATGCGATATAGATTTAGATAAGTACATCAAATATCATGGCCCAATTAATGAGGTTTTAGCGCTATGTTGGGTTAAACAAATATTACTTGGTTTGTTATATATGAAAACATTACCCACAGGGAAGGTCCACCACTGTGATTTAAAACCGGCTAATCTGTTAATAAAAGATGgagtaataaaaatatcTGACTTTGGACTGGCTAAACTCATTTTACCTGATACTTATCAGTACTATAACGGGGGAGGGACTCTATACTACCAACCACCCGAGTGtttaagaaataaaaagaatctTCTCATCACAGACAAAATTGACATATGGTCACTAGGATGTATTTTGTATGAAATGCTTTTCTGCGAAAGACCCTTTCAATTTAATTATTTGGAGAAATGTTCCAAAGAGTTGTTagttaacaaaatgaaaaaagggttaAGTTACCCCAAAATTAACCAACAAATTTCAGAGGTAACCCTAAATTATATACAGTATTTGCTGAATTTTGATTATGAATTTAGACCCTCCATAGAGGAGGCCTTAGCCTAtccaatttttaatttttttcatataccTTAA